Genomic window (Ruminococcus flavefaciens AE3010):
GCAAGGTATTTCGCGTCGTAGACTGCGTCCAGCAGAGTAATGGAGATACGGTGGTTGTCTATGACGGCAACCTTTCCCTCATAGTCTACAGCAAGTGCCTTAGCGGTATTGCAGGAGCCGCTGAGACCGCTTGACATAGGGATATACACCAGCTCGTCATAGCCCTCCGCAAGTATCTTGTCCCACATAGCAGTGAGAGCTCCGGGAGAGGGCTGAGAGGACACTATATCCTTGTTTTCGTTCAGTGCCTTGTATAATTCCTCATGTGTGAGGGTAAGCTCCTCCATATAGTCTTTTCCATCTATGATAACGGGCATGGGGAGCACATAAACGCCGTGCTTCTCCCCTTCCTCAATAGTTATTCCACTGTTTGTATCGGTCATTACCGCAGTTTTCATAAGTTACCTCATTTCATTTTCTCTCCGCCGATCACGGAGCATCTTTCCCATAGGCTGATTATACCATTATACAGGCATTTTGTCAATAGGAGCAGCATTCCTGAAAAATGAGGGGACGCCTTAACTTGCAAGGCGTCCCCTCTAAAAAAACAGTCCACCGGACTGTTTTTTATTCACCCCTTGCGAAGCGCCTGACGTATTCGGGGCGCTGCCCCGAACCCCGCAAGGGCTGTCCCCCTAATCGGGTCCGTCCCCTCTGTCGCATTGCGACATCTCCCCACCCTGTGGGGAGTAACCCTTGACCTGACCAAAGGAACAAAGTCCCTTTGGAATCCCGTTCATAGGCTCGGCAGCTTTTTCTGCTATTTAAGATGTTCACTGAATGATAAAACGATATCCGTGAGTATGGCTCCTGCCATGAATGCTCCCGTGCCGAGGCACACAGGCTCGGGCAGCTTCCCGCTCAGCTTTCCCGACAAAGGGTGGAGCCCATAGAAATAGGCTACTGCAAGGATACCGAATATGGCGCTGGATATCAGGCTTGATCTGTCCAGTATGGAGAAATACCATGTCTCATAGGTCCAGAACTGCTCATGGAAGATAAACTCCAGCAGATAGGACGCTCCCAGCTCGAATACTGTTGTAACTACTGTGGCAAAGAGGAATATGAACAGCGGGTGCCGCTTCTTTCTCAGCATAGCAAGAAGTATGAAAGCTCCCACTGAATATATGGGTATTATGGGCAGGTGGAGCATTCCGCGGTTCTCGTAATAGCGGAACATTATCCACGTCGTCGCCACCTCGTACAGCCAGCCCACAAAGCCTGCTGCGGCGAATTCAAACACATAGCGGAAGAATATCCGCGTAAAATCCTTTTTCATTTTACTGTTGCTCCAAAGGGCATGAGCGCAAGCTTTGCCAGCTTGAACATCTGCACCCCAAAGGGTATACCGATGAAGGTCAGGCAGAGCAGAGCTCCCCATGCTGCAAAGCCCACTGCCAGCGGTATACCGCTGAATATCAGCCAGAATATATTTGCTGTCAGCGAAATTGGTCCGCCCCCGTACTCAACCGTCTTTCCAAAGGGAAAGAATGACAGCTTCGCCAGCTTGAAGCACTGCATGCCTATCGGTATCCCGATTATCGTTATGCACCACAGCAGTCCTGCCAGCAGCCAGCTTAGTCCGCTGGCAAATCCGCCGAATATGAACCATAAAATATTACCCAAGCACCCCATATTTGCCCTCTTTTCATGTTAAAGATCATTGCCTGTGCCTTTTCAATAATGCATTATAGCACAGTTTTTGAGAAATTTCAACATGCCCTGCAAAAAAACAATTTTTTTCAAAATTTAAGGACTTTTTAAACTTTTGGGTGCTATACTCATAATATCAGCAGTAAAAAAGAGCTTAAATTGTAAAATTTCTGTTTTTTGCTTATATCAGGGAAAAAGTCATTGACGATATATTAAAAATATGGTATTATTACAATATAAATATGTCATTTCTGAAGGAGATGTTTTAATGGAAAAATCCAACAAAAAACTCAAGATCTTTATAGCACTGCTGATACTCCTTATTATCGGCACAGGCGGAGTATTCTTTTTCAAGAACGCTATTGGCGGAGCTACGTCAATGGTATCCGTAAAGTCCAGCGACTGCGGCTATGTAAAAAAACGTGATCTGGTAAAATACGTCAGTATGTCGGGAAGTGTCTCGGGCAGCGACAATGTCAGCATAAGAGGCGAATCCGACCTCCAGGTCAAGAAGCTCAACGTCAAGGTGGGCGACACTGTAAAGAAAGGCGATGTTCTCTGCGAATTCGACTCTGCTCAGCTCAAGGAGAAGTACAATTCTCTCAAGGCAAGCAGCGAAAAGGCTCAGGGAGCTTCCGAGCACGACCACGCCCTTAACGAGAGAAACCTCACCGAAGCCAAAAAGGCTAAGGAGGACGCTGTAAAAAAGGCTCAGGACGAGATCGAAAACTCCAAAAAAAGGCGCGATCAGGCTTACGAGGACTATAACAATATGGTCGATGAGTACAACTCCCTCATTATCGAAGCCGATCATGCATACGATGAAATGGTAGCCGCTTCAGGCGATGACGCCGAAGCTAAAAAGGCAAGATGGGAGTCTCTCCTTGAAAGAGCAGGAAAGATAGGCGACGCTGCCGATGAGCTCCACGCAAAGCTCCCCTCCTACGAGGACGCTATCCCCGCTGCAAAGCAGGCATACGAGGACGCTATCAAGAACGGCGACGCTGCTATCCAGAAAGCACAGGACGTACTTGATTCCGAGAAATTCAAGGCTGATTCCTCCGACGCGGAAAAGGAGCTCAAGGAGCTTCAGGAAAAGATCGACCGCTGTATCGTAAAGGCTCCCAAGGACGGCGTTATAACACAGCTCAACGTTGCTGTGGGAAGCGTTCCCTCATCTTCAACTATCATGTCCCTTGCAAACGCTTCACAGCTTGTCATCTCAGGCAAGGTCAACGAATCCGATATCCTCAGGATAAGCGAGGATATGCCAGCCGAGATCAAGACCTCAGCTACAGGCGAAAAGGTCATCAGCGGCAAGGTAAAGCGCATAGAAAGAATAATCTCTTCCGACGAGAAGGATCCCTCAGAGGGCTATACCGTTGAGGTAAGCATCGACGAAGAGGACAGCGAGCTCCTTATCGGCATGTCCGCAAGCGTCAAGATAATCCTTGACAGATGCAACGATGCTCTCAGCGTTCCTTATGACGCTGTTATAGGCGGAGACAACGACGGATATTACGTATTCATCGCTACTTCCACAAGCAAGGGCGAGTACGTTATCTCAAAGCGCAAGATCACCAAGGGCTTCGACGGTGACTACTACCTTGAAGTTACTTCGGGCAATCTCAACGAAAACGACATCGTACTTACCAATCCAAGAGGAATTTCCGACGGCGATACATTATCATTAAAACTTCCAGAGGAATAAATCACAATGAAAACTATCATCTCCATGCACGGGATCGTTAAAAAGTACTACATAGGCATGCCTAATGAGCTTGAGATACTTCACGGGCTCGATCTTAAAATAA
Coding sequences:
- a CDS encoding putative ABC transporter permease translates to MKKDFTRIFFRYVFEFAAAGFVGWLYEVATTWIMFRYYENRGMLHLPIIPIYSVGAFILLAMLRKKRHPLFIFLFATVVTTVFELGASYLLEFIFHEQFWTYETWYFSILDRSSLISSAIFGILAVAYFYGLHPLSGKLSGKLPEPVCLGTGAFMAGAILTDIVLSFSEHLK
- a CDS encoding YccF domain-containing protein, whose protein sequence is MGCLGNILWFIFGGFASGLSWLLAGLLWCITIIGIPIGMQCFKLAKLSFFPFGKTVEYGGGPISLTANIFWLIFSGIPLAVGFAAWGALLCLTFIGIPFGVQMFKLAKLALMPFGATVK
- a CDS encoding efflux RND transporter periplasmic adaptor subunit, producing the protein MEKSNKKLKIFIALLILLIIGTGGVFFFKNAIGGATSMVSVKSSDCGYVKKRDLVKYVSMSGSVSGSDNVSIRGESDLQVKKLNVKVGDTVKKGDVLCEFDSAQLKEKYNSLKASSEKAQGASEHDHALNERNLTEAKKAKEDAVKKAQDEIENSKKRRDQAYEDYNNMVDEYNSLIIEADHAYDEMVAASGDDAEAKKARWESLLERAGKIGDAADELHAKLPSYEDAIPAAKQAYEDAIKNGDAAIQKAQDVLDSEKFKADSSDAEKELKELQEKIDRCIVKAPKDGVITQLNVAVGSVPSSSTIMSLANASQLVISGKVNESDILRISEDMPAEIKTSATGEKVISGKVKRIERIISSDEKDPSEGYTVEVSIDEEDSELLIGMSASVKIILDRCNDALSVPYDAVIGGDNDGYYVFIATSTSKGEYVISKRKITKGFDGDYYLEVTSGNLNENDIVLTNPRGISDGDTLSLKLPEE